In one window of Chryseobacterium phocaeense DNA:
- the purB gene encoding adenylosuccinate lyase — translation MNSYKNPLEERYSSEEMLFNFSHNNKFRTWRKLWIALAEIEKDLGLDITDEQIAELKANAENIDYDKAAEYEKKFRHDVMAHVHTYGDVAPSAKGIIHLGATSAFVGDNTDLIQIRDGLLILKKKLVNVMKNLADFSIQYKDLPTLGFTHFQPAQLTTVGKRATLWLQSLVLDIEELDFFLETLRFRGVKGTTGTAASFLELFNGDYSKVKHLDKELSKRFGFEKVFGVSGQTYDRKIDAKVVALLGNIAQSAHKFTNDLRLLQNLKEIEEPFEKNQIGSSAMAYKRNPMRSERIGALAKYVMSLTTSSAMVASTQWFERTLDDSANKRLTIPQAFLAVDAILLIWNNIMNGIVVYPNRINKHIMEELPFMATEYIIMEEVKAGGDRQEIHEVIRVHSMEASKKVKEEGKENDLIERILNDDSLKLDKSKLKEVLDPKNFIGFAPVQTEEFISNEVQPILDQNKDLIGLEADLKV, via the coding sequence ATGAATTCCTACAAAAATCCATTGGAAGAACGCTATTCCAGTGAAGAAATGTTGTTTAATTTCTCACATAACAACAAATTCCGTACTTGGAGAAAGCTTTGGATAGCTCTTGCTGAAATTGAAAAAGACCTTGGCCTTGACATTACAGATGAGCAGATTGCTGAGCTTAAAGCTAATGCTGAAAATATCGACTATGATAAAGCGGCAGAATACGAAAAGAAATTCCGTCATGATGTAATGGCTCACGTTCACACGTATGGAGATGTGGCGCCTTCAGCAAAAGGAATTATCCATTTAGGGGCTACTTCGGCTTTTGTAGGAGACAATACAGACCTTATCCAGATCCGTGACGGGCTTTTGATTTTAAAGAAAAAGCTGGTTAATGTAATGAAAAACCTGGCAGATTTCTCTATTCAGTATAAAGACCTTCCAACCTTAGGATTCACTCATTTCCAGCCGGCCCAGCTGACCACAGTAGGGAAAAGAGCTACACTTTGGCTGCAGAGTCTTGTTCTCGATATTGAAGAACTTGATTTCTTCCTTGAAACACTTCGTTTCAGAGGAGTAAAAGGAACTACAGGAACTGCTGCAAGCTTTCTTGAACTTTTCAATGGTGATTATTCCAAAGTAAAGCACCTGGATAAAGAACTTTCAAAAAGATTCGGTTTTGAGAAAGTGTTCGGAGTTTCCGGTCAGACTTACGATAGAAAAATTGATGCTAAAGTGGTGGCTTTACTAGGGAATATTGCACAATCTGCCCATAAATTCACTAACGATTTACGTCTTCTTCAGAATCTTAAAGAAATTGAAGAGCCGTTCGAGAAAAACCAGATCGGTTCCTCAGCAATGGCTTACAAGCGTAATCCGATGAGAAGCGAAAGAATCGGGGCGCTGGCAAAATATGTAATGTCTCTGACGACAAGTTCTGCAATGGTAGCTTCTACTCAGTGGTTTGAAAGAACTTTGGATGACTCGGCAAATAAGAGATTAACTATTCCTCAGGCGTTCCTTGCAGTGGATGCGATCTTACTGATCTGGAACAACATCATGAACGGAATCGTGGTGTATCCAAACAGAATCAACAAGCATATTATGGAAGAACTTCCTTTCATGGCGACGGAATATATCATCATGGAAGAAGTGAAAGCCGGCGGTGACCGTCAGGAAATTCATGAAGTGATCAGGGTTCACTCTATGGAAGCTTCCAAAAAAGTGAAAGAAGAAGGAAAAGAAAATGACCTTATTGAAAGAATCCTGAACGATGATTCTTTAAAACTGGACAAATCAAAATTAAAAGAAGTTTTGGATCCTAAAAACTTTATCGGTTTTGCACCGGTTCAGACGGAGGAATTCATCAGCAATGAAGTTCAGCCGATTCTCGACCAGAACAAAGACCTGATAGGATTGGAGGCTGATCTTAAAGTATAA
- a CDS encoding diacylglycerol kinase has translation MQKLPVHKSFLNAFRGLFMMMKTERNFQIELAAFFINIFLIFYFRLSAVDTALILMVSLAVLSAEIFNTAIEKICDMIQPDFDRRIGFIKDVSAGAVLLMAAGSVVVGVVVYWKYVF, from the coding sequence ATGCAGAAACTACCTGTCCACAAAAGTTTTTTAAACGCTTTCCGGGGTCTTTTCATGATGATGAAAACGGAAAGGAATTTCCAGATCGAACTTGCCGCTTTTTTCATCAATATTTTCCTGATCTTCTACTTCAGGCTTTCAGCGGTGGATACTGCATTGATTCTTATGGTTTCATTAGCCGTTTTAAGCGCGGAAATTTTCAATACAGCCATTGAAAAGATCTGTGATATGATTCAACCTGATTTTGATCGAAGAATCGGCTTTATTAAGGATGTTTCAGCAGGTGCTGTTCTTTTGATGGCGGCCGGATCTGTTGTGGTGGGTGTGGTGGTGTACTGGAAGTATGTTTTTTAG
- the dnaN gene encoding DNA polymerase III subunit beta, with protein MKFIISSGELQKALQTVSGVISSSQSRPILENYLFELDGNNVTITASDGETTLVTSLEVKSDDSGKFAVPAKIFQDFIKTYGEQPLTFVVKDNAEGTGSQLEILDEKDNFAVALDNADDYPELPEFDASQSVTMPAGVLSEALTNTLFATSNDSLRPVMTGVLFQFGENETNFVSTDSHRLVVYKRSDLMNAEPMEFIMPKKPLNIFKNILASSNEDVTIDFNENMAKFTFGKHIWICRLIDGKYPNYTAVIPKENPNVLTINRNLLLGAIKRASIMSNKSTNQVRFKLSANILHLHAEDTEYANKADMQIPCDYNGEDINIGFSSKFLTEMLTILGSDDITMKMSQPNRPGIIEPLDGLEESENILMLSMPVIGL; from the coding sequence ATGAAATTTATTATTTCAAGTGGTGAACTGCAGAAAGCATTGCAAACTGTAAGTGGCGTAATATCAAGCTCTCAATCGAGACCGATTTTAGAAAACTATCTTTTTGAATTAGACGGAAATAACGTTACCATTACAGCATCTGATGGCGAGACTACTCTTGTTACTTCTCTGGAAGTAAAGTCTGACGATTCGGGTAAATTTGCCGTTCCTGCTAAAATTTTTCAGGATTTTATCAAGACTTATGGGGAACAGCCTTTAACGTTCGTAGTAAAGGATAATGCAGAAGGAACTGGAAGCCAGCTGGAAATTTTAGATGAAAAAGACAATTTCGCAGTAGCACTGGACAATGCAGACGACTACCCGGAACTGCCGGAATTTGATGCCTCGCAGAGCGTAACCATGCCTGCCGGAGTTTTATCCGAAGCATTAACGAACACACTTTTTGCCACAAGCAACGATTCTCTTCGTCCGGTAATGACAGGAGTTCTGTTCCAGTTTGGGGAGAATGAAACCAATTTTGTTTCCACAGACTCCCACCGATTGGTTGTTTACAAAAGATCAGACCTGATGAATGCCGAACCTATGGAATTCATTATGCCTAAAAAACCGTTGAACATTTTCAAAAATATCCTGGCAAGTTCCAATGAAGACGTTACCATCGACTTCAACGAGAATATGGCTAAATTTACGTTTGGAAAACACATCTGGATCTGTAGACTGATAGACGGGAAATACCCTAATTATACCGCTGTAATTCCGAAAGAAAATCCAAATGTGCTGACGATCAACAGAAATCTTCTTTTGGGAGCGATTAAAAGAGCATCCATCATGTCCAATAAATCGACCAATCAGGTAAGATTTAAGCTGTCTGCTAATATCCTTCACCTTCATGCAGAAGATACGGAATATGCTAACAAAGCGGATATGCAGATTCCTTGCGACTACAATGGAGAAGATATCAATATTGGTTTCAGCTCCAAGTTTTTAACGGAAATGCTTACTATTTTAGGTTCTGACGATATCACCATGAAAATGTCACAACCGAACAGACCGGGAATTATTGAACCTCTTGACGGTCTTGAAGAAAGCGAAAATATCCTGATGTTATCAATGCCGGTGATCGGATTATAA
- a CDS encoding SGNH/GDSL hydrolase family protein: MKKIIYGLFFGDSITYGEYDGVFGGWVDILKRYALQRFHEGSHEVILFNLGIGGETTEGLLKRMPYELAARNSAEGNIVFIGYGANDLVVKGGSQLVAPEKFRENIKTAIQHAKQYSRDIYLVSILPVAEKVDGVETPAGKLRTNAEVLRYNQILKDMAEDNALQYIDFYKAVVEDKEILLSEDGVHPNEKGYGVMAETALPIIEKYLS; the protein is encoded by the coding sequence ATGAAAAAAATAATCTACGGCCTGTTTTTCGGAGACAGCATCACCTATGGAGAATACGACGGTGTTTTCGGCGGCTGGGTCGATATTCTGAAAAGATATGCTTTACAACGTTTCCATGAAGGAAGTCATGAAGTGATCCTTTTTAACCTCGGAATTGGCGGGGAGACTACAGAAGGTCTGCTGAAAAGGATGCCTTATGAGCTGGCCGCAAGAAACTCAGCAGAAGGAAATATTGTTTTTATCGGATATGGAGCCAATGACCTGGTAGTAAAAGGAGGAAGCCAGCTGGTTGCTCCTGAAAAGTTCAGGGAAAATATCAAAACAGCCATTCAGCATGCAAAACAATATTCCCGCGATATTTATCTCGTAAGCATTCTTCCGGTTGCCGAAAAGGTAGACGGGGTGGAAACTCCCGCCGGAAAATTAAGAACCAATGCAGAAGTCCTGCGATACAATCAGATCCTTAAAGATATGGCTGAAGACAATGCTTTACAGTATATTGATTTTTATAAGGCAGTTGTGGAAGATAAAGAGATTCTGCTTTCTGAAGACGGCGTTCATCCGAATGAAAAAGGGTATGGTGTAATGGCTGAAACGGCATTACCGATCATAGAAAAATACTTATCATGA
- a CDS encoding phosphoribosylformylglycinamidine synthase, whose translation MSNNKRIFVEKRGIFDVESPKVFDEVKAVVPAVRNVKVYNVYDIFSLHDGEFEKVVNSTFVDPVTDILHTENPAEQTYFAMEFLPGQYDQRADSAQQCIALLTGNEKSKVRSGKLIQFEGVSEADLVKIKDLLINKVESQEKDLSILDIPADEIPSKVIIHENFISFNDAELENFYNGHGFALGLDDLKFIQEYFKTEKRNPTETELKVLDTYWSDHCRHTTFETELSDIQFEGTFKHTLETIFNDYIEKRKFLGRELKPISLMDLATVCGKYFHKTGNLDNLVISDEINACTIRIEAEYDGKKEPWYLLFKNETHNHPTEIEPFGGASTCLGGAIRDPLSGRSFVFQAMRLTGAADVLEPVDKTLPGKLPQKTITKQAANGYSSYGNQIGLATTMVSEIYDEGYKAKRMEVGFVTGAVPVDWVRRDKPENGDSIIILGGATGRDGVGGASGSSKEQDETSIHTMSSEVQKGNAVEERKIQRLFRNPEVTRLIKKSNDFGAGGVSVAIGEIADSLEVNLDVLPLKYEGLNGTELAISESQERMAVVVDPKDKDQFIKFCEAENIVAVEVAKVTDSGRMQMFWKGDKIVDLSREFLDTNGCSKTQEVKITHLEEVKDETASFTKDNFIRILSDKNVASQKGLLEMFDSSIGATTVAMPLGGKYQQTLMEGSVQTLPIIGAKDIETVSLASWGFDAGISKQNSLLGASYAVVESVAKIAAMGGDYKNIRLSFQEYFEKLGQNPEKWGKPLASLLGAYDAQINLGLAAIGGKDSMSGTYQDLNVPPTLISFACANGEKKNIISPEFKKEGNKIYFFNHIPQESGLPDYDSLKGIFDFIFENIKAGKIVSVKTVKEGGAAVALAKMSFGNRLGAEISIEDSALLTKNIGSLIIESNEELSHISLQHIGEVKDSGVLKINSLEAQILELEAAYTGTFENLFPTKEKEKLTVEIDEKSNSVNPRNIIIKKHGIAQPKVFAPVFPGTNCEYDTLNAFAKEGAAVSSLPLININHQLLDESIDAWVEEIRTSQILAFSGGFSAGDEPDGSAKFIVNVLKNEKMKNAVHELLDRDGMIIGICNGFQALVKSGLLPYGRIKDLDENSPTLAHNAIRRHISQMVNVKVVNDESPWLKGMKDQVFTIPISHGEGRFMASEEEIKKLYENGQIATQYIDLDGNIAHGMPFNPNNSLFGIEGVTSPCGKIYGRMGHPERFAEGLMKNIPTANYHNIFKNGVEYFK comes from the coding sequence ATGTCTAATAACAAAAGAATTTTCGTAGAAAAAAGAGGAATTTTCGATGTGGAAAGTCCAAAAGTTTTTGATGAAGTAAAAGCGGTCGTTCCGGCGGTCAGAAATGTGAAAGTTTATAATGTGTATGATATTTTCAGTCTCCATGACGGAGAATTTGAAAAAGTAGTCAACAGTACTTTCGTAGACCCGGTAACGGATATCCTGCATACGGAAAATCCTGCAGAGCAGACGTATTTTGCCATGGAATTCCTTCCGGGACAATATGATCAGCGTGCAGATTCTGCCCAGCAGTGTATCGCTTTATTGACGGGGAATGAAAAATCCAAAGTAAGAAGCGGAAAACTGATACAGTTTGAAGGCGTTTCTGAAGCAGACCTCGTAAAAATAAAAGATCTGCTGATCAATAAAGTGGAATCACAGGAAAAAGACCTTTCTATCCTGGATATTCCGGCAGACGAAATCCCGTCAAAAGTTATCATCCACGAAAATTTCATCAGTTTCAATGATGCTGAGCTCGAAAACTTTTACAACGGCCACGGTTTTGCATTAGGACTGGACGATCTGAAGTTCATCCAGGAATATTTCAAAACAGAAAAGAGAAATCCTACCGAAACCGAACTTAAAGTTTTAGACACGTACTGGAGTGACCACTGCCGTCATACCACTTTTGAAACAGAGCTGTCGGACATTCAGTTTGAAGGAACATTCAAACATACATTGGAAACCATTTTCAATGATTATATTGAAAAAAGAAAATTCTTAGGCCGCGAGCTGAAACCGATTTCTTTAATGGATCTGGCAACAGTTTGTGGTAAATATTTCCATAAAACCGGAAACCTGGACAACCTGGTGATCTCAGATGAGATCAACGCTTGTACTATCCGGATTGAAGCAGAATACGACGGTAAAAAAGAGCCGTGGTATTTATTATTCAAAAACGAAACCCACAATCACCCTACGGAAATTGAGCCGTTCGGAGGAGCTTCCACATGTCTGGGAGGCGCCATCAGAGACCCTTTGTCCGGAAGATCATTTGTTTTTCAGGCGATGAGGCTTACGGGTGCTGCAGATGTTCTGGAACCGGTGGATAAAACCTTACCGGGAAAACTTCCTCAGAAAACCATTACAAAACAGGCAGCCAACGGATATTCCTCTTACGGAAACCAGATCGGTCTTGCCACAACCATGGTTTCTGAAATCTACGACGAAGGTTACAAAGCCAAAAGAATGGAAGTAGGATTCGTTACCGGAGCCGTTCCTGTAGATTGGGTGAGACGTGATAAGCCTGAAAATGGTGATTCCATCATTATTTTGGGAGGAGCCACAGGCCGTGATGGAGTTGGAGGAGCCAGCGGAAGCTCAAAAGAGCAGGATGAGACTTCTATCCACACCATGAGTTCCGAAGTTCAGAAAGGAAATGCCGTAGAAGAACGTAAGATTCAGAGATTATTCAGAAACCCTGAAGTAACAAGACTGATAAAAAAATCCAATGACTTTGGAGCGGGCGGTGTTTCAGTAGCTATCGGTGAAATTGCTGATTCCCTGGAAGTGAATCTTGATGTTCTTCCTTTAAAATATGAAGGATTAAACGGAACCGAATTAGCCATCTCCGAATCTCAGGAAAGAATGGCGGTTGTAGTAGATCCGAAAGACAAAGATCAGTTCATTAAATTCTGCGAAGCTGAAAATATTGTTGCTGTAGAAGTGGCAAAAGTAACAGACTCAGGAAGAATGCAGATGTTCTGGAAGGGAGACAAAATTGTAGACCTTTCAAGAGAATTCCTGGATACCAACGGATGTTCCAAAACACAGGAAGTAAAAATTACCCACCTGGAAGAAGTAAAAGATGAAACAGCTTCTTTTACCAAAGACAACTTCATCAGAATATTAAGCGATAAAAATGTAGCTTCCCAAAAAGGATTGCTCGAAATGTTTGATTCATCCATAGGTGCCACTACGGTTGCTATGCCGCTTGGAGGAAAATACCAGCAGACCCTGATGGAAGGAAGTGTACAGACCCTGCCAATTATCGGAGCAAAAGACATCGAAACGGTTTCTTTGGCAAGCTGGGGATTTGATGCGGGAATTTCTAAGCAGAATTCTTTGCTGGGAGCTTCTTATGCTGTAGTGGAAAGTGTGGCTAAAATTGCTGCCATGGGTGGCGATTACAAAAATATCAGACTAAGCTTCCAGGAATATTTCGAGAAACTGGGGCAGAATCCTGAGAAGTGGGGAAAACCTCTGGCTTCACTATTAGGAGCTTATGATGCTCAGATCAATCTTGGTCTTGCTGCGATCGGAGGAAAAGATTCTATGAGCGGTACCTACCAGGATCTGAATGTTCCGCCAACCTTGATTTCTTTTGCCTGTGCGAACGGTGAAAAGAAAAATATTATCTCTCCTGAATTTAAAAAAGAAGGAAATAAAATCTACTTCTTCAACCATATTCCTCAGGAAAGCGGACTTCCGGACTATGACAGTTTAAAAGGAATTTTTGATTTTATTTTCGAAAACATTAAAGCCGGAAAAATTGTTTCTGTGAAAACTGTTAAGGAAGGCGGTGCTGCTGTAGCATTGGCAAAAATGAGCTTCGGAAACAGATTGGGAGCTGAAATCAGTATTGAGGACAGTGCTTTATTAACTAAAAATATCGGAAGCTTAATCATCGAATCCAATGAAGAACTGAGCCATATTTCGCTTCAGCACATCGGAGAAGTAAAAGATTCAGGTGTTTTGAAAATAAACAGTCTTGAAGCTCAGATTTTGGAGCTGGAAGCAGCATACACAGGAACTTTTGAAAATCTTTTCCCAACTAAAGAAAAAGAAAAACTGACGGTTGAAATTGATGAAAAATCAAATTCGGTCAACCCTAGAAATATCATCATTAAAAAACACGGCATTGCCCAGCCTAAAGTATTTGCACCGGTGTTCCCGGGAACCAACTGCGAGTATGACACGCTGAATGCCTTTGCAAAAGAAGGAGCAGCAGTAAGCAGCCTGCCTTTGATCAATATCAACCACCAGCTGCTGGATGAAAGCATCGATGCCTGGGTAGAAGAGATCAGAACCTCTCAGATTCTGGCATTCTCAGGAGGTTTCTCAGCCGGTGATGAGCCGGATGGTTCTGCCAAATTCATCGTTAACGTCCTGAAAAATGAGAAGATGAAAAATGCTGTTCATGAACTATTAGACAGGGATGGAATGATCATCGGGATATGTAACGGTTTCCAGGCTTTGGTTAAATCCGGTCTGTTACCTTACGGAAGAATCAAGGATCTGGATGAAAATTCTCCTACACTGGCCCACAACGCAATCAGAAGACATATCTCTCAGATGGTGAATGTGAAAGTAGTGAATGATGAAAGCCCTTGGCTAAAAGGAATGAAAGATCAGGTATTCACTATCCCAATTTCTCACGGCGAAGGACGTTTCATGGCTTCTGAAGAAGAAATCAAAAAGTTGTATGAAAATGGTCAGATTGCCACTCAATACATAGATCTTGACGGAAATATTGCCCACGGAATGCCGTTTAACCCAAACAATTCATTATTCGGGATTGAAGGGGTAACCAGCCCGTGTGGAAAGATTTACGGAAGAATGGGGCACCCGGAACGTTTTGCAGAAGGTCTGATGAAAAACATACCAACCGCGAATTACCACAACATATTTAAAAACGGAGTGGAATACTTCAAATAA
- a CDS encoding gamma-glutamylcyclotransferase family protein, which translates to MIYLFSYGTLQKEQVQLETFGRLLEGEKDILTGYILKTVEITDPEVLRKSNQKYHPILEFSGNSTDEVEGMLFEVTEEEILKADEYEVDDYKRIETVFKSGKTGFIYVGK; encoded by the coding sequence ATGATCTATTTATTTTCGTACGGAACCCTGCAGAAAGAGCAGGTACAACTTGAAACCTTCGGAAGGCTTCTGGAAGGGGAGAAAGATATTCTCACCGGCTATATCCTGAAAACAGTTGAAATTACGGATCCTGAAGTTTTACGGAAAAGTAATCAGAAATATCATCCCATTTTGGAATTTTCCGGAAACAGTACAGATGAAGTGGAAGGGATGCTTTTTGAAGTGACGGAAGAAGAAATCCTGAAGGCTGATGAGTATGAAGTGGACGACTATAAAAGAATTGAAACTGTTTTCAAATCAGGAAAAACAGGATTTATTTATGTGGGGAAATAA
- a CDS encoding ribonuclease inhibitor: MLNSDQNTLITINSGHFSDLPGFYDEVSSVLMKDTGWKVGTLDGFDDILYGGFGVFENGEPIEIIWKESQKSKEDLGFEATCIFYKNKIRQGKPFNTQLIQEKLDDLISGKGQTLFEILIEIIQSHKNITLILD; encoded by the coding sequence ATGTTAAATTCAGATCAAAATACCTTAATCACAATCAATAGCGGACACTTTTCAGATCTGCCCGGATTCTATGATGAGGTTTCCTCGGTTTTGATGAAAGATACCGGCTGGAAAGTTGGAACACTCGACGGTTTCGATGATATCCTGTACGGCGGTTTCGGAGTCTTTGAAAACGGAGAGCCCATTGAAATCATATGGAAAGAATCCCAGAAGTCAAAAGAAGATCTGGGTTTTGAAGCCACCTGTATTTTCTATAAAAACAAAATCAGACAGGGAAAACCATTCAATACACAGCTGATACAGGAAAAACTTGATGACCTAATTTCAGGAAAAGGACAAACCCTGTTTGAAATTTTAATCGAAATCATACAGTCACACAAAAATATTACCCTAATTTTGGATTAA
- a CDS encoding bacteriocin-like protein, giving the protein MKNLRKLTKKELKTVQGGIPMCLPGYYWCAFVKKCISVNVECGLA; this is encoded by the coding sequence ATGAAAAATCTGAGAAAATTGACAAAAAAAGAATTGAAAACAGTTCAGGGAGGAATCCCGATGTGTTTACCAGGGTATTACTGGTGTGCATTTGTAAAAAAATGTATTTCCGTGAACGTAGAATGCGGACTTGCATAA
- a CDS encoding serine hydrolase: MKYLSVFLLILLSKMSFSQSQKEMYSIMDTNAAKLKEKSGAYSVSVGILKDGKVYTRHYGEIDKGQGNRATDNTYFEIASVTKLLTGQLVAQAVLENKISLEDDIRKYLKGSYPNLEYNGTPIRVKDLISYRTALPRSLPDDKALRENLTDETPFEYNKLGENYTKDQFKQDLHQVKLDTLPGTQYVYSNISLEIAGLMLENIYGQSYESLLKKNILSKAGMNHTRLELAKNEILANGYYSNGRLMPHFKSLLWGASGMKTKSTMGDLMKFLQYELDAKNTVAQESQRNISDSQSGWFGYFWDNFGTNEYGKNGFKHGGAFGNQVWFAVYPELNTGICMIVNISGPETFPALYDAGADLIGDLENHSDKKQTYGYTIKGNNVVFSYTHGKNLDAKLIYSVFVAGSFNDWNSENKEYQMRKKNENQFELEVPLSRFEKGKTYSFKFVLNKEFWMTAPKNASNTDGTKDNNLVLVL; encoded by the coding sequence ATGAAATACCTGTCGGTTTTTTTATTAATCCTTCTGTCTAAGATGAGCTTCTCACAAAGCCAGAAAGAAATGTATTCCATCATGGATACCAATGCAGCTAAATTAAAAGAAAAATCCGGAGCGTATTCCGTGTCTGTAGGAATCCTGAAAGATGGTAAAGTATACACCAGACATTATGGGGAAATAGATAAAGGACAAGGAAACCGGGCGACCGACAATACTTATTTTGAAATAGCCTCCGTAACCAAGCTTCTTACCGGACAGCTGGTGGCTCAGGCCGTATTGGAAAATAAAATCAGTCTTGAGGATGATATCCGTAAATACCTGAAAGGATCTTATCCCAATCTGGAATATAATGGAACGCCCATCAGAGTAAAAGATCTTATATCCTACAGAACAGCATTGCCGCGAAGTCTTCCGGACGATAAAGCTCTGAGGGAAAATTTGACCGATGAAACTCCTTTTGAATACAATAAATTAGGAGAAAACTATACAAAAGACCAGTTCAAGCAGGACCTGCATCAAGTAAAACTGGACACACTTCCGGGAACGCAGTATGTATACAGCAATATTAGCTTGGAAATTGCAGGGCTTATGCTCGAGAATATTTATGGACAAAGCTATGAGTCCCTGCTTAAGAAAAACATTCTTTCAAAGGCAGGAATGAATCACACCAGGCTGGAACTCGCAAAAAATGAGATTCTGGCGAATGGTTACTATTCAAACGGCCGTCTGATGCCACATTTCAAAAGCCTTTTATGGGGAGCCAGCGGAATGAAGACCAAATCTACCATGGGAGACCTTATGAAGTTTTTACAATACGAACTGGATGCTAAAAATACAGTGGCTCAGGAATCCCAGAGAAATATCAGCGATAGCCAGAGCGGCTGGTTCGGGTACTTCTGGGATAATTTTGGAACCAATGAATATGGGAAAAACGGTTTTAAACATGGAGGAGCATTCGGAAATCAGGTGTGGTTTGCCGTATATCCTGAACTCAATACCGGGATTTGCATGATCGTGAATATCAGTGGTCCCGAAACGTTTCCTGCACTTTATGATGCCGGAGCGGATCTTATCGGGGATCTTGAAAACCATTCAGATAAAAAGCAGACGTATGGTTACACCATTAAAGGAAATAACGTTGTTTTTTCCTATACCCATGGTAAAAATCTCGATGCAAAGCTGATCTACTCAGTTTTCGTAGCAGGGAGTTTTAATGACTGGAATTCTGAGAATAAAGAATACCAGATGAGGAAAAAAAATGAAAATCAGTTTGAATTGGAAGTTCCATTATCCAGATTTGAAAAAGGTAAGACCTATTCCTTTAAATTTGTACTCAATAAAGAATTTTGGATGACAGCTCCAAAAAATGCTTCCAATACAGACGGAACGAAAGACAATAATCTGGTTTTGGTGCTTTAG
- a CDS encoding WG repeat-containing protein, whose protein sequence is MKKILFLISMIPVFSFSQKKEVLKYFISKDTLTGVKDQDGKIIVPAQFRIYSDLKDGEQVKEETIYFDGFKKGETKEKNAWGYVYDKKGNFLYRPFFYDNGADYFREGLRRFVKNGKIGFADRNGKLVIEAEHDFVSYFDYAYAVFCDGCAWKETGDGHKTMEGGTWGVMNTRGEVVEPVAKPSDKDKEILGKYYPNPFEYNAKEKSILQFFEKQNTLLSGLYYVNVYPEMSEDQKKLLFEIVERPKENFPFYQINTYDLSRDGSTSERFKFLVSEDGKENYGLDFNEKIPYRKWLDNEIEEAEKFQKEHPDNPNKFVK, encoded by the coding sequence ATGAAAAAAATACTGTTTCTTATTTCCATGATACCCGTATTTTCTTTTTCCCAGAAGAAAGAGGTGTTAAAGTATTTTATCTCAAAAGATACGTTGACTGGAGTGAAAGATCAGGATGGAAAAATTATCGTCCCTGCACAGTTTAGAATATATTCGGATCTTAAGGACGGGGAGCAGGTAAAGGAGGAAACCATTTATTTCGACGGTTTTAAAAAAGGAGAAACCAAAGAAAAAAATGCATGGGGATATGTATATGATAAAAAAGGAAATTTCCTGTACAGGCCCTTCTTTTACGACAATGGAGCAGATTATTTCAGGGAAGGTCTAAGGAGATTTGTAAAGAACGGGAAAATAGGTTTTGCAGACCGGAATGGAAAACTCGTAATAGAAGCTGAGCATGATTTTGTTTCGTATTTTGATTACGCTTATGCTGTTTTTTGCGATGGCTGTGCGTGGAAAGAAACGGGAGATGGACACAAAACTATGGAAGGCGGAACCTGGGGCGTAATGAATACCAGAGGAGAAGTGGTGGAACCTGTTGCAAAACCCTCGGACAAGGACAAGGAAATCCTTGGGAAATATTATCCGAACCCTTTTGAGTACAACGCGAAAGAGAAAAGCATTCTTCAATTTTTTGAAAAGCAGAATACCTTGCTTTCAGGGCTTTATTATGTCAATGTTTATCCTGAAATGTCTGAAGACCAAAAGAAATTACTTTTTGAAATTGTAGAAAGACCGAAAGAAAATTTCCCCTTCTATCAGATCAATACCTATGATCTGAGTAGGGATGGCTCTACTTCTGAACGATTTAAATTCCTTGTTTCAGAAGATGGTAAAGAAAATTATGGTCTGGATTTTAACGAAAAAATTCCTTACCGGAAATGGCTGGATAATGAAATAGAAGAAGCGGAGAAATTTCAGAAAGAACATCCGGATAACCCGAATAAATTTGTAAAATAA